GCCCCCGCCGGCGTACATCGCCGCATACGCGATCAAGAATGCCGCCTGCAGCTGCGAGAACTGGGTATTGGAGATCGGGATGTCGCGCTGAATCGCCGCAATCGCCACCGGGACCGTCTGACGATCCAAATAGCTGATCGCGATAGCCGCGCTGATCAGGAACGCAATTTGCCACCGTAGTCGCATGGCGATCTTTTCTCAGCGCTTCCGCGCTCGCAGCCGGGTCGGCTGCATCGCGAGCTCTGAGATCCGGTTCTGAAGATGCAGGCTTTGCTGCCGTTCGTTGACACGGGCAAGCAGAATGTTGACGTCGGCCAGGTGCTCGGCCGTGCGCTTGCGGGCTTCCTCCGGATTGCCTTGGGCAATCGCGGCGTAGATGCGCTGGTGGAACTGCAACGTGTGATCAACCGATACCAGGTGTGAGGTCATCTCGATGAGGCTCTGGAGCGACCGATGGACGACCGTGAACAGCATGCTGCACACGCGGCTCCCCGCGGCCTCGAAGATGATCTTGTGGAACTCCAGATCGTGCTGCGTGATCAGGACGTGATGCCCTTCGCTCGCCTTCATCGCCTCCATTTCGTGGCGCAACGCGGCGTGATCCTTGGCCGTCGCGTGAATCGCCGCGCGCGCGGCGAGCTGAGGCTCCACGATAATGCGTGCCTCCATGAGCTCCTGGAACGAGATCCCGTTCAGCAGGATGAGGAACTCCAGCGGCTCGCCGAGCACGGAGCTGGCCCCACTGGTGAGATACGTTCCGTCGCCCACGCGCTGCGAAATCACGCCAATGATCTCCAGCACCTTCAGTGCCTGGCGCAGCGATGAGCGACTGACCTGGAATTGCTCCGCCAGCTCGCGCTCCGCCGGCAGCCGGGCGCCAGAGCGAAGCGTGCCCTCCGAGATGAGCCGCTTGAACGTCGTGAGTACCCGTACCGTGACGTCTTCCTTGGAGACCGATGCTGGCCGTCCGTGTGGCATTGGCGACGTTCATCCTCATACACGCGCACGTGCACTGATAGCGTCATTGGCCGCGCGGTCTGACCGTGGCGGTCCGCCGAAGCTTCATGCGAAGGCGGAAGACCGCGCGCTACAGACTCTCGGAGACGAGCCCTTACCGCCGAAGAGAGGCGCTCGTTGTCCGTGCGCCCGCTGTCCAGTGGCCAGGCGCTGTCACCTCGAACTGGCCCTTCAGGCGGATCTCCTCCGAGGAGCTGCCCACCATCACATCGAAGACGCCAGGCTCGACGATCCAGGCTTTCTTGCCCATGTCCCAGAACGCCAGCTGTTCGGAGGGCACCGAGAAGCTGACCGTCTTCGTTTCTCCCGGCTTCAGCGTGATGCGCTCGAACGCTACCAACTGCCTGCTCGGCCGCTTGACGCTCGCCTCGACGTCGTGGACGTACAACTGCACGACCTCATCACCCGCACGCTGTCCGCTGTTCTGGACGTCGACACGGACGTCCAACGGTCCGTCGGGCACGTCATTGGATATGTTCAGGTTCGTGTAGTCGAAGGTCGTGTAGCTGAGCCCGTGTCCGAACACGTACTCGGGCTCACCCTCGAAATACATGTACGTGAAGCCCTTGGTGATATCGTACTCCATCATCGGCGGTATATCCCGCACCGACCGGTACACCGTATAGGGCAGCCTGCCGGCCGGGTTGTAGTCGCCGAACAGGACGTCAGCGATCGCCGTGCCGCCTTCCTCGCCCGCCCAGAACATATCGAGAACCGCCGGCGCTTCGGGCGGTTGCTGGCTGGGGCCTCCGCGGCCGCTGGCGAGTGAGACTGGCCCACCATTCTGGAGCACGATCACGCTTCTCGGATTGACCTCCAGAACGCGTCGCACGAGCTCGAGCTGCACGGGCGGCACATTCAGGTAGTTGCGGTCGATGCCTTCTCGTTCCAGCAACTCGTTGATCCCCACGAACAGGATCGCCACATCCGCCTTCTGCGCAGCGGCGACTGCTTCGGCATAGCTGGCTTCCGGATCGTCGGTCTCGAGAATCCCGCTGCCGCGTGCATACAGCACCTGGGTGCTCGCCCCCACTTTCTTCTTGATGCCGTCGAGCGGCTTGACGAAGACGGAGTACTCCCCCGTGTAGTTCGGCCCCGTCTGAGCGACATCCGCAAAGGGACCAATCACGGCAATGGTCTCGAGGCGGCTCCTGTCGAGCGGCAGGACATTGTCCTCGTTGGTGAGCAGCACAATCGATTCCTGTGCCAGGCGCAGCGCGAGCTGCCGGTGGGCCGGCGAATCGATGACGTCCGGCGTGAGCTTGGTGTAGGGCACCATCTCCGGCGGGTCGAACTCACCCAACCGAAACCGCACCTTCAGCACGCGTCGCAGCGCCTGGTCGATATGCTCCTCCGTCAGCAGTCCCTGCTCGACCGCTTTCGGCAAGACTTCGACATACGCCGAATTGTCGAGATCGCTGCCCACGAGTTGTGGATAGCCCTGCCCTCGTCGGCAATGGCGGCAGCCACCTCGTGCACCAATGCCGGATTCCATGTCGCCGCCATACTGATCGGCACCGGAAACATCGTCGTGGGCTGCGTCCACACGATCCCGTGGAGGCTCTGGTTCCAGCCGTTCATCACCGGAATTCGCAGCCGCTCGATCGCGGGCGCGGTCGTGCCCAGCAACGAGACCTTTTCCGGCAGGGTCATGCGCGCGATCAGGTCGTCGACGCGCCTGTCAAGTGGTTGTGACGGGTCGAGGTACATGAGTGGTGCGGAGGCGTCAACGGAACTGGCCTGTTGAGCGCTCACCAACCACGGCACCGCAGCAACCAGCACGAGAATCGGCAACATCAACTTCTTCATGGTGTCCGCTCCTGGCGTCGCGAGAAGCTTCCGCTAAAAGATGTATTTCAAGGCGAACTGGATCTGTCTCGCCTCGTTCGACGTGCTGGTCACCCGCCCGCCAGCCGCTGTGTCGACCTGCGTGTTCGGCGCGGCGAAATAGGGTGAGTTGAGGAGGTTGAACGCCTCCGCCCGGAGCTCGAGCGTCGAGCCGGCAGTCACGGCGAACTGTTTGAACAGCGAGGCATCCACGTTCCACTGGTGCTCGGCCCTGAGGATCCTCCTGCCGGAATCGCCGAACGTGAACTCATCGGGTACAGCGAAGGCGCTCTTGTCGAACCAGGCGTCCAACGTTGGATTGTCAGCTTTGCCCGCACCAATCCGGTTGGGCCGCTGGCCGCCAACGCCGATATTGGCGACGTCGCGCGATATCGTGGGTGTGAACGGGAGGCCGCTGCGGTAGTTGACGATGCTCTGCAACTGCCACCCGCCGACGAGGGCGTGGGCGAGGCCCCCTGCGTCCCCGAGCAGCGGCTTACCCCTTCCGAACGGCAACTCGTAGCCGAAGCTCAACGCAAGGCTATGGGGAACATCGAAGACCGACGGTCCCCGATCGTAGGTGAAGTTCCCACCCGCTTCTGGCGCGGGCTGCCTCGTCAAGCTCTTCGAGAACGTGTACGACACGAGATACCAGAGGCCCGCAGACGCTCTCCGCTGGAGCTTGGCTTGCAGAGCGTGATAATCGCTCGACAGGGCCTGACTGTGAACGCTCACGTTGCCGAAGCGCGGATACGGTCTGCGATCCTGAACGCTCCCTGGCCCAGCCTCCGGAATGTTGATCGGCTCGGCCTGCTGCTGGTGCGAGCCCTTGGTGCCGACGTAGTTCAGCTCCAACATCGTGCCGCCGACGAGCTCCTGCTGAATCCCAAGGTTCCAGCGCTGGTCATAGCCCATGCTCGCGTTCAACGGGAGCGGGTTCCAGTTCACGGTTCCCA
The genomic region above belongs to Luteitalea sp. and contains:
- a CDS encoding FCD domain-containing protein, with translation MPHGRPASVSKEDVTVRVLTTFKRLISEGTLRSGARLPAERELAEQFQVSRSSLRQALKVLEIIGVISQRVGDGTYLTSGASSVLGEPLEFLILLNGISFQELMEARIIVEPQLAARAAIHATAKDHAALRHEMEAMKASEGHHVLITQHDLEFHKIIFEAAGSRVCSMLFTVVHRSLQSLIEMTSHLVSVDHTLQFHQRIYAAIAQGNPEEARKRTAEHLADVNILLARVNERQQSLHLQNRISELAMQPTRLRARKR